A window from Electrophorus electricus isolate fEleEle1 chromosome 7, fEleEle1.pri, whole genome shotgun sequence encodes these proteins:
- the them6 gene encoding protein THEM6 has protein sequence MEDPVLWGFAIFLALFCSIDVWYYLRTMAIILQAWFLPPVFDVMGQQAIGGRVLLQDIDLCHMNNARYLRECDFARLSLYARNGVLKTIRALGANIIVGATTVRYRRALCVGEAFELRSRIVTWDEKSFYLEQRFVSCKDGMVAAVVYCKQNVLRCSPDKILQHLCKRKVEVPEFPEDLKHWISFIAASSQALKAESGREKSE, from the exons AT GGAGGACCCGGTGCTGTGGGGCTTTGCCATTTTTCTGGCACTTTTTTGCAGCATAGACGTGTGGTACTACCTGCGCACCATGGCCATCATCCTCCAAGCCTGGTTCCTCCCCCCTGTGTTTGATGTGATGGGTCAGCAGGCAATAGGTGGCAGGGTGCTCCTCCAGGACATCGACTTGTGTCACATGAACAACGCCCGCTACCTGCGTGAGTGCGACTTTGCCCGCCTATCCCTGTATGCCCGCAATGGGGTGCTGAAGACCATTAGGGCCCTTGGGGCCAACATCATCGTTGGGGCCACCACAGTCCGATACAGGCGGGCCTTGTGCGTGGGCGAGGCATTCGAGTTGCGCAGCCGGATTGTCACGTGGGATGAGAAGTCATTCTACCTCGAGCAGCGCTTCGTGTCCTGCAAGGACGGCATGGTGGCTGCAGTTGTATACTGCAAACAGAATGTTCTGCGCTGCAGCCCAGACAAAATCTTGCAGCACCTTTGCAAGAGAaag GTTGAAGTTCCTGAGTTTCCTGAAGACCTGAAACACTGGATTAGTTTTATAGCTGCAAGCAGTCAGGCTCTTAAAGCTGAGAGTGGACGGGAGAAGAGCGAGTGA
- the si:ch73-52e5.2 gene encoding protein THEM6 isoform X1, whose translation MYWPNPRNTVSDFRRMMLWVVSGLLVVVGSFDVWYFLRGTWIVIRSLLREPMRDVVGEQVIYGRVLPHDLDHMGHMNNSRYLRECDFARFAYYTHNRMYKAFRALRATVVVGASTIRYRRSLALWEAFEVRSRIVAWDEKSFYVEQRFVSKSDGFVSAVMLCRQNVIRSTPEKILEFLCKKKVECPDIPEDLQHWIKYISASSQALRAESGLEEKTK comes from the exons ATGTACTGGCCTAACCCACGTAATACGGTCTCTGATTTCAGAAGGATGATGCTGTGGGTTGTGTCAGGCTTGTTGGTGGTGGTTGGTAGCTTCGACGTATGGTACTTCCTGAGGGGAACGTGGATAGTGATAAGATCTCTGCTTCGGGAACCCATGCGGGATGTAGTAGGTGAACAGGTTATCTACGGCCGAGTGCTTCCACACGACCTGGATCACATGGGCCACATGAACAACTCGCGCTACCTGAGGGAATGCGACTTTGCTAGGTTCGCCTATTACACCCACAACAGAATGTACAAGGCCTTTCGTGCACTTAGGGCAACGGTGGTTGTCGGAGCGTCAACCATCCGCTACCGGCGGTCACTCGCGTTATGGGAAGCGTTTGAGGTGCGCAGTCGCATCGTTGCCTGGGATGAAAAGTCGTTCTACGTGGAGCAGCGGTTTGTGTCTAAGTCGGACGGCTTCGTCTCCGCGGTGATGCTTTGCAGGCAAAACGTGATTCGTAGCACTCCTGAGAAGATCCTGGAGTTCCTGTGCAAGAAAAAG GTGGAATGCCCTGACATACCAGAGGACCTTCAGCACTGGATCAAGTACATCTCGGCTAGCAGTCAGGCTTTGAGAGCGGAGAGTGGACTAGAGGAAAAGACCAAGTAA
- the si:ch73-52e5.2 gene encoding protein THEM6 isoform X2, with protein MMLWVVSGLLVVVGSFDVWYFLRGTWIVIRSLLREPMRDVVGEQVIYGRVLPHDLDHMGHMNNSRYLRECDFARFAYYTHNRMYKAFRALRATVVVGASTIRYRRSLALWEAFEVRSRIVAWDEKSFYVEQRFVSKSDGFVSAVMLCRQNVIRSTPEKILEFLCKKKVECPDIPEDLQHWIKYISASSQALRAESGLEEKTK; from the exons ATGATGCTGTGGGTTGTGTCAGGCTTGTTGGTGGTGGTTGGTAGCTTCGACGTATGGTACTTCCTGAGGGGAACGTGGATAGTGATAAGATCTCTGCTTCGGGAACCCATGCGGGATGTAGTAGGTGAACAGGTTATCTACGGCCGAGTGCTTCCACACGACCTGGATCACATGGGCCACATGAACAACTCGCGCTACCTGAGGGAATGCGACTTTGCTAGGTTCGCCTATTACACCCACAACAGAATGTACAAGGCCTTTCGTGCACTTAGGGCAACGGTGGTTGTCGGAGCGTCAACCATCCGCTACCGGCGGTCACTCGCGTTATGGGAAGCGTTTGAGGTGCGCAGTCGCATCGTTGCCTGGGATGAAAAGTCGTTCTACGTGGAGCAGCGGTTTGTGTCTAAGTCGGACGGCTTCGTCTCCGCGGTGATGCTTTGCAGGCAAAACGTGATTCGTAGCACTCCTGAGAAGATCCTGGAGTTCCTGTGCAAGAAAAAG GTGGAATGCCCTGACATACCAGAGGACCTTCAGCACTGGATCAAGTACATCTCGGCTAGCAGTCAGGCTTTGAGAGCGGAGAGTGGACTAGAGGAAAAGACCAAGTAA
- the ftr67 gene encoding finTRIM family, member 67, giving the protein MAQAGVFLEQDQFNCSICLDVMKDPVTVPCGHSYCKGCIKGYWDQDDYLGIYGCPQCRQNFAPRPVLGRNTMLADVVDKLKKTGLNSTAGALAVVTASDPTYAESGDVECDVCTDRKSKAARSCLVCLASYCEEHLKPHYESPAFQKHRLVSPSGKLQDSLCPRHDKLLEVFCRTDQHCICYLCLTDEHKGHDTVLAATEMTEKKNALAEMQRHSQQRIQEREKKVQELRQATQSLTLSAQTALEESERIFTELVCAIERRRAEVKELIRAQERAATGQAEERLQQLEHDIAELKARDCELDHLAQMEDHISFLQNYRSVCIQPVTLDVPSVETEPGFRAVMNAVSEFQALLEDVCQGGFVNISEKVNDVTIIQNTKPKMEAEPNAALLATPVFQSHFGQNPIFGGPPPGIAGFTISSFVPRPSGSRQRIHLRRRRR; this is encoded by the exons atgGCGCAAGCTGGAGTCTTTTTGGAGCAAGATCAGTTTAACTGTTCTATATGTCTGGATGTGATGAAAGATCCTGTAACGGTACCGTGCGGACACAGTTACTGTAAAGGCTGCATCAAAGGTTACTGGGACCAGGATGACTACTTAGGAATTTATGGCTGTCCTCAGTGCAGACAGAACTTCGCTCCTAGGCCCGTACTAGGCAGGAACACCATGCTGGCCGATGTCGTggacaaactgaaaaaaaccgGTCTCAATTCTACCGCGGGGGCGCTCGCCGTCGTTACGGCCTCCGATCCGACGTACGCCGAGTCGGGAGACGTGGAATGTGATGTCTGCACGGACAGGAAAAGCAAAGCCGCGAGGTCGTGCCTTGTTTGCCTGGCGTCCTACTGCGAAGAGCACCTCAAGCCCCACTACGAGTCCCCGGCGTTTCAAAAGCACAGGCTGGTTTCCCCGTCGGGCAAGCTGCAAGACAGCCTCTGCCCACGCCACGACAAACTTCTGGAGGTTTTCTGCAGGACGGATCAGCACTGTATCTGCTATCTATGTTTGACCGACGAGCACAAAGGCCACGACACTGTTCTGGCTGCAACAGAAATGACAGAGAAAAAG AATGCCCTGGCAGAGATGCAAAGGCACTCCCAGCAGAGAAttcaggagagagaaaagaaggtGCAAGAGCTGAGACAGGCCACTCAGTCTCTGACC CTCTCAGCACAGACTGCTCtggaggagagcgagaggaTCTTCACCGAGCTGGTGTGCGCCATTGAGCGCCGGCGTGCCGAGGTGAAAGAACTGATCCGCGCCCAGGAGAGGGCGGCCACAGGCCAGGCCGAAGAGCGCCTCCAACAGCTGGAGCATGACATTGCTGAGCTGAAGGCTCGGGACTGCGAGCTGGACCACCTGGCCCAAATGGAGGACCACATCTCCTTCCTCCAG AACTACAGGTCGGTATGCATTCAGCCTGTAACTCTGGATGTGCCCAGTGTTGAGACAGAACCAGGCTTCAGGGCTGTGATGAATGCTGTGTCAGAATTCCAGGCCTTGCTCGAGGACGTCTGCCAAGGTGGATTTGTGAATATCTCAGAGAAAG TAAATGATGTTACAATTATTCagaacacaaaaccaaaaatggaggCAGAGCCAAATGCAG CTCTTTTGGCGACTCCAGTCTTTCAAAGCCATTTTGGCCAGAACCCCATTTTTGGAGGTCCGCCTCCTGGCATTGCAGGTTTCACCATTTCCTCGTTTG TTCCAAGACCTTCTGGTTCTCGACAGAGAATCCACCTGCGTAGGAGACGGAGGTAG